A window of Streptomyces sp. NBC_01142 genomic DNA:
CATCGCGGCGGGGCTGCCGCCGCGGGGCCTGGGCTGACCGAATCAATACCCGAGAACCGAAGGGGACCTATCGTGGAGGAGACACCGTGAAGACCAGCTTGGACGCCGAAGGGGGGCCTGACATGGCCCGCAACGTCACCATCGAGATGGATGAGGACTTCCTCGCCGACCTGCGCAAGGTCTTCGGTGTGGAGACAGACGAGGCAGCTGTGAAGGAAGCCGCTATGCGGCTGGCGAAGTACGTGCGCCGCCAGGACTTCATCGAGGACGTCAGGTCGGGGAGGATCGACTTGCAGTACGACGTTCGAGATGAGCCCGGTGAGGGGTCGTCGGCGGCGTGAGTGAGCGATACCTCATCGACAAGTCGGCGCTCGCGCGCTGGGAGCAGGCTGTCGTGGCCGATGTGCTGGACCCCCTTCACGATCGGGGACTGCTGTGCATCACCGGTGCCGTACACATCGAAGTCAAGTATTCGGCACGTGATGGGCAGGAGTCGGAGCGGCTGGACGGTCGGCTACGCGGCTTCGACTGCCTGCCCTGCCCCGACGAAGTATGGGACGCGGCGATCGAGACTCAGGACAAGGCGATCGCGAAGGGCAACCACCGCGCTCTCTCGCTCGCCGACCTGGTGATCGCCGCCACCGCGCAGCGGCACCGAGTCACCGTCCTTCACTACGACCAGGACTACGACCAGATCGCCGAACTGACCGGATACCCGAGCCGGTGGGTCGTCGAGCCGGGAACGGCCGACGTTTAGCCGCATGCCCCGAGCCAGTGGCCCGGGGCATTTCGGCTTGGAAGTGCGGACCGCGCGGGCGGATTCGAGCGGGGGCTCAGGACTCCGCGATTGCTTCCTCTGCGTCGGGGTCCGGCTTGACCTCGCCGCCCAGTGCCTCCGCGATCGCCGCGAACTCGTCCAGCGCGGCCTGAAGGTCTTCGACGATCTCCTGAGCGATCACCTCGGGCGGCAGCAGGCTGTCCGCGTCGTCGAGGGCCGGGTCCTTCATCCAGGTGATGTCGAGATTGAACTTGTCGCGCTTGATCAGGTCGTCGTAGTCAAAGGACGTTCGCCTTGACGCCGCCCGCGTAGAAGATGCCGGTCGGCAGGCGGAGGAGGGTGTGCAGGTCGAACTCCTTAAGGAGGCGGCGGCGGATCTTTTCGCCCGCGCCGCCCTCGAAGAGCACGTTGTCGGGGAGGACGACAGCGGCACGGCCGTCGATCTCCATCAGCGACATGATGTGCTGGAGGAAGTTCAGCTGCTTGTTGGTGGTGGTGGCGCGAAAGTCGTCTCGGTCGTAGGAGATGTCCTCCCGGTCCGTCTTACCGTCCGTGCCGATGACGGTGATCGCGGACTTCTTGCCGAACGGCGGGTTGGCCAGGACCAGAGAAGCGTGCTTGGCGGGCTTCTTGGCGAGGGCGTCCTCGACCGTGATCAGGCTGTCGCCGTTGCTGTCGCCGATGCCGTGGAGCAGCAGGTTCATCGCGGCGAGACGGGCGGTGCCGGGGACGAGCTCCGTACCGAAGATCTTGCCCTCGCCGAGCGCGTGGCGCTGCTCCCGGGAAAGGCCCTTCATGTGGTGCTTGCGGATGTAACTGTGCGCGGCGATGAGGAAGCCGCCGGTGCCGCAGGCGGGGTCCGTGATGGTGTCGTTCGGCCCCGGCCGCATCACGTCGACCATGGCGTCGATGAGCGCACGGGGCGTGAAGGACTGGCCGGCCCCGGTCTTGGTGTCTTCGGCGCCCTTTGCGAGCAGCCCTTCGTAGGCGTCGCCCTTTGGGCCCTGTGGGCCGGCAGTCGAGTCGCATGTGTGAGCCACCCCACTTTCCGTGTGTCCCGCCTTCCAGCGGGCAGGCACAGCTCGAGAGCGGGTACGGCCGCCCCATGATCACGGAGTGAGCGGGACATCTCACCATGTGGTATCTGCGGGGCGGAACCGGCCCGCTCGTTAGACTGAGCCGACCGCGGTAATGACTGCCGCAATGGATTTGAGCGAGGAGCGCACGTGGGCCTTGTCGTGCAGAAGTACGGAGGCTCCTCCGTTGCCGATGCCGAAGGCATCAAGCGCGTCGCCAAGCGAATCGTCGATGCCAAGAAGAACGGCCACCAGGTGGTCGTCGTGGTATCCGCGATGGGCGACACGACGGACGAGCTGATCGATCTCGCAGAGCAGGTATCCCCGATCCCTGCCGGGCGTGAATTCGACATGCTGTTGACCGCAGGAGAGCGGATCTCCATGGCCCTGCTGGCCATGGCGATCAAAAACCTGGGCCACGAGGCCCAGTCGTTCACCGGCAGCCAGGCAGGCGTCATCACCGACTCGGTCCACAACAAGGCGCGCATCATCGATGTGACGCCGGGCCGGATCCGTACGGCGCTCGACGAGGGCAACATCGCCATCGTCGCCGGCTTCCAGGGTGTGTCCCAGGACAAGAAGGACATCACCACCCTCGGCCGTGGCGGCTCCGACACCACAGCCGTCGCCCTCGCCGCCGCACTGGACGCCGAGGTCTGTGAGATCTACACCGATGTGGACGGTGTCTTCACCGCCGACCCGCGGGTCGTGAAGAAGGCCCGGAAGATCGACTGGATCTCCTTCGAGGACATGCTGGAGCTCGCCGCCTCCGGCTCCAAGGTGCTGCTGCACCGCTGCGTCGAATACGCACGCCGATACAACATCCCGATCCACGTCCGCTCGTCCTTCTCCGGACTGCGCGGCACCTGGGTCAGCAACGAGCCGCAGGGAGACCAGCAGGTGGAGCACGCCATCATCTCCGGAGTCGCCCACGACGTCTCCGAAGCCAAGGTCACGGTCGTCGGAGTACCGGACAAGCCGGGCGAGGCCGCGGCCATCTTCCGCGCGATCGCGGACGCCGAGATCAACATCGACATGGTCGTCCAGAACGTCTCGGCGGCGACCACCGCTCTGACGGACATCTCCTTCACCCTCCCCAAGGCCGAGGGCCGCAAGGCCATCGACGCCCTGGAGAAGGCGAAGGCCGCCGTCGGCTTCGAGTCGCTGCGCTACGACGACCAGATCGGCAAGATCTCGCTGGTCGGCGCCGGTATGAAGACCAACCCCGGCGTCACCGCCTCGTTCTTCGAGGCACTCTCCGACGCGGGCGTGAACATCGAGCTGATCTCCACTTCGGAGATCCGTATCTCGGTGGTCACCCGCGCCGACGACGTCAACGAGGCCGTGCGCGCCGTGCACACCGCCTTCGGTCTCGACAGCGACTCCGACGAGGCGGTCGTCTACGGGGGCACCGGGCGATGACCCGTAAGCCGACGCTCGCGGTCGTCGGAGCGACCGGAGCCGTCGGTGCGGTGATGCTCCAGATCCTGTCGCAGCACGCCGACGTCTGGGGCGACATCCGACTGCTCGCCTCGTCGCGCTCGGCCGGCCGCAAGCTGGCCGTGCGCGGCGAGGAGACAGAAGTCGTCGCGCTGGCCGAAGAAGCCCTGGAGGGCGTCGACGTCGCGCTCTTCCTGGTGCCGGGCGAGGTGTCCGCGCAGTGGGCGCCGATCGCCGCGGCCAAGGGCGTGGTAGTCGTGGACAATTCGGCTGCTTTCCGGATGGATCCGGACGTTCCACTGGTCGTCCCCGAGGTCAATCCGCATGCCGTACGGGTCCGCCCGCGCGGCATTGTCGCGAGCCCGCACGACACCACGCTCGCCATGCTTCCGGTGGTCGGGGCGCTGCACGCCGAGTTCGGGCTGCGCGAACTGGTCGTCTCCTCCTACCAGGCCGTCAGCGGTGCCGGCCGGGACGCCGTCGACACGCTGCGCGCTCAGCTCTCGCTGGTTGCCGGTACGGAGCTGGGCGCGGGTCCCGGAGACGTACGCCGTGCGGTGAGTGACCATCAGGGGTCCTTCCCCGCGCCGCTCGCGCTCAATGTGGTGCCCTGGTCCGGGACGCTCGAGGAGGACGGCTGGTCCTCGGAAGAGCTCGGTCTGCGGGCCGAGACGCGCAAGATCCTGGGCCTGCCCGGGCTGCGGGTGACGGCGACGTGCGTGCGCGTACCGGTCGTCACCACGCACTCCCTCGCTGTGCACGCGCGCTTCGAGGACGAGGTCACCGTGGGGCGGGCGCACGAGATCCTCGCCACCTCGCCGGGTGTGGTGCTCTACGACAACCCGGAGGCGGGCGACTTTCCGACGCCGGCCGATGTGGTGGGGACGGATCCGGTGTGGGTGGGACGGGTGCGGCGGGCGCCGGACGACGCATGTGCGCTCGAGCTCTTCATCTGCGGCGACAATCTGCGCAAGGGGGCGGCCCTGAACTCCGCGCAGATCGCTGAGGCGATCGCCGCCGAGTTCTGAGCCGGGTTCGGGATGCGGTTCTGACTGGGTTCCGGCCGCGATCCCGGCCGCGGTTCGCGCTGCGGTTCGGGCTGCGGTTCTGACTGGTTCCGGCTGGGTCCTCGCCCGCGGTCCCGCCCGGGTTCGAATTCGCCGGGACTCGGCCCGAGTCCTTTGTAGGATCTGTGAACGCCCTGTGAGCAAGTCGAAGGTCTGGACCGCTTGAACTGGGCAGTCAGTATGTTCGATTATTCGCTTCCCCCTTGCTGCAACCGGTAGTTGGGTGGGAGGCGTCTTTGCGGTCGCCCCTTCGCGCTGCCGCGAAACTGGGGCATTGGGGAAGAGCGGGTACGCATGAGGGCATTCAGATCACCGCCAAAAACGGTGGCGTGCGCGTACAACCCTGACGGGGGGAAGCGTGTCCAACAGGCGTGGCAGAGGTTCTCGACATCACAGGGATGGTCCCGGTTCGCGGCGCAGCAGTGCGCCCGCTCCGCAGACCCCGCCCGGCCGGCGGCATGCCGGTGATCGCTCCCATGCCCGCTCCGCGTACCACCCGCATCCCCTCCCAGCGCGAGGGCGCTGACGGCACCATGGCCGCGGGCACCACCGTCGATCACCTCACCGAGACCTACCGCGCCCACTACCGGTCGCTGCTGGGTCTCGCTGCCCTGCTCCTGGACGACACGGCCTCCTGCGAGGACGTCGTCCAAGAGGCGTTCATCCGCGTCCACTCGGCGCGCAACAGGGTGCGGGACCCGGAGAAGACCCTGGCGTATCTGCGTCAGACCGTGGTCAACCTCTCCCGTTCCGCGCTTCGCCGCCGCATCCTCGGCCTGAAGCTGCTGTCCAAGCCGATGCCGGACATGGCGAGTGCCGAGGAGGGGGCGTACGACCAGCTGGAGCGGGACGCGCTGATCAAGGCGATGCGCGGACTGCAGCGGCGCCAGCGCGAAGTGCTGGTGCTGCGGTACTTCGCCGACATGACCGAGGCTCAGGTCGCCGAGACGCTGGGGATATCCCTGGGCTCGGTGAAGGCGTACGGCTCGCGGGGTATCGCGGCGCTGCGCGTCGCGATGGAGGCCACGGCATGAGCGGGCACGGGCACAGGTTTGAGCGGTACGGGCCGGACGGGCCGTTTGACGACCGGACTGGGAACGAAATTGTGAGCAACGGGCCGGAAAATGAGCTGGGTGGCCTCGGGCCCCTCGAGCAGGGGTCCGGGCAGGGATTCGCCGGGAGCCTCGGTGGCAGCCTGGGTGACCGCGAAGGCCCGGGCGGCGGGAGCCTGGACGGCGAGGCGCTGAGCGGCGGCGAAGCAGCCCTGCGGCGGATGCTGCAGGGTGCTGTGGAGGACCTCGCGCCCTCCGACGGTGCACTCGACCATCTGCGCAGGGCGGTCCCCGCGCGGCGCGCCCGTAAGAGGCAGGCGCTCGTCGGCATGGCGGCCGCGGCGCTGCTGATCGGCACCGCCGTCCCCGCCTTCGTCCATGTGGCGAGCTCGGGCGGCAGCGAGAACGCCAGCCCCGTCAACGCCGGACACGGTGAGCAGGCGCAGGGCGGCACCGGGGACGAGACGGGCGTCGTGGGCGGTGGGAAGGGAACGGACAACCCCTCCGCCGGCAGCAAGGACACCGAGAAGGACACGGACGGGAAGAAGCAGGAGCCGGGCGAGGAGCCCGGCGCCGGCGCCTCGCAGGGCACGACGGGCGGCACGGCCGTCCCGCCGGGTACCGCGGCGGCGACCACACCCGTCTGCGGCGCCGCCCAGCTCAGCGTCTCGGGGCAGTCGGGCGCGCCGGACGCCGAGGGCAAGGTCTACGGCACCTTCCGCATCGTCAATGTCTCGCAGAGCGACTGTGCGGTCAGCGGCGCCGGCTCGGTCGGGATCGAGACGCTGGGCGCCGCCGACCGCGCCAAGATCATGGTCATCTCGCACACGGCAGGGGACGCGGCGGGCGGACTGCCCGACCCCTCGCAGGAGGCGGCGGGTCCGCTGCTGCTGCAGTCGAACGCGGCGTACGAGGTGAAGTTCGCCTGGGTGCCGTCCGAAACCTGCCCGACCACCGGCGCCTCGCCCGACCCGACGCCGACGGACGGCGGCTCCTCGGGCGCGACCAGCGGCACGGGCACGGAGGCGGAGACCCAGCCCCAGCTGGGCAGCGAGGACGGCGGGACGCAGGACGGCAGTGTGCTCGTGTCGCACACCCCCGAGGCGGGCGGGCCGGCCGCGCAGACGACGATCTCCAACGCCTGTGCGGGCACGATCTACCGCACGGGCATGCTGCAGGCCTGAACAACGCGAACGTGGGACGGGACCGCTGCTGAGCGGCCCGCCCCACATTCATCTCCCGACCCAGGTCCACGCCTCTGTGCGAGGCCACGCCTTGCCCCGGGTCCATGCCCTGTCCGGGACCACGCGCTGCCCCAGGCCCAGCCCCCGCCCAGGGTCCACGCCCTGCCCAGGCCCATGCTCCGCCGTGCCTACACCGGCTCGGGCTCCAGGCCCAGCTCCCGGTCCCTGGCCGCCTCCGCCTCGCGCCGCAGCAGCCGGAACCACATGAAGAGCACAAAGCCGGCGAAGACGAACCACTCCCCGGTGTAACCCAGGTTCTGGAATGCCTTGAGGTCGAGCCCGCTGCCCTGCGGCGCCGCCGCGGGCACGGCCTTCAGCCCGCCGTCCGCCTCGGTCAGGGTGACCCACGCGTCGTACACATCGTCCGGCACCAGGTTCACCAGCGAGGCCGCGCTGATCATCCCCAGCTGTCCGCTCGGCAGTCCACCCGCCGCATGCACCCCGTCGGTGCCTGCGGTCTCGGAAGCCTGCAGGGCACCGGTCACGGTGACCTCACCGGCCGGGGCCGCGGGGGTTCGTGCGCCCTCGGCGAGCCAGCCGCGGACGACGGGCAACGTCCGGCCGCCGTCGGTCTTCAGCAGCGTGAGGACGTACGAGCCGCGCTTGCCGTCCAACTGCCGTTCCGGTACCAGGAACTGCTTGCCGTACTGCCCGGTGGCCGTCGCCGTGCGCCCGGAGGTCTCCTGGTCGACGGGCAGCAGCTCGTCGAGCGCCACGGCCTTCTGCTCACCCGGGCCGGGCCTCCGCTCGGCCTTCTGGTGCGAGTCGACGCGGTCCTCGAACTTGCCGAGCTGCCACGAGCCCATGAAGACGCAGAAGGGGATCGCCAGCACGACGAAGAGATTGATCCCCCACCAGCGGGGCGTCAGCAGGAACCGGTACACCCCTCCACGGTACGGGCTGCGCCGAGGCGGCCCCGGAGCGGGGGTTGCGCGGGATGCCCACCGGCCGGGCCCCGACGGAGCGGAGGGGACGCGGTGCGGAACCGTACCCCCTCCCTCTCTCTGCCCGGGCTGTCTCGCCTATCCGGGCTGTCTCGGCTATCCGGGCTGTCCGAGACGCGCGGCAGCAAATTCGATCTCGAGCCGGACCTGCTTGATCCGCTCCTCCACCACGAGCGAGCCGTGGCCCGCGTCGTACCGGTACACCTCGTGCACCGCGCCGCGTGCAGCCAGCCGATCCACGTAGTTCTCGACCTGGCGGATCGGGCAGCGCGGGTCGTTGACGCCCGCCGAGATGTAGACCGGAGCCCTGACCTCGTCGACGTACGTCAGCGGGGACGAGGCCTCGAACCGCTCCGGGACCTCCTCCGGGGTCCCGCCGAGCAGCGTGCGGTCCATGGCCTTCAGGGCCTCCATCTCGTCGTGGTACGCCGTGACGTAGTCCGCGACCGGTACGGCCGCGAGGCCCAGCGCCCATGCCTCGGGCTGGGTGCCGAGACCGAGCAGGGTGAGATACCCGCCCCAGGAGCCGCCCGCCAGGACCAGCTTCGCCGGGTCGGCGAGACCGGACGTCACCGCCCACTCGCGGACCGCCGCGATATCCTCCAGCTCGATCAGCCCGACCCGGTGCTTGAGGGCGTCCGTCCACTCCCGTCCGTACCCGGTCGAGCCGCGGTAGTTGACCCGCACGACCGCGTACCCGTGGTCGATCCAGGCCGCCGGGCCGGCCGCGAAGGCGTCACTGTCGTGCCAGGTGGGCCCGCCGTGGATCTCGAAGACGGTCGGGAACGGACCCGCCCCGGCCGGCTTCTGGACCAGCGCGTGGATACGGCCCCCGGGCCCCTCGACCCAGGCGTCCTCGACCGGCACCGACCCGGGCGCCTTCATCCCCGGCGGGTCCAGCACCACCCCGCCCGCGGTGGACCGCACCTGCGGCGGCTGCGCGGCGGACGACCACAGATACTCCACGGCCCCGTCCGGCCGGGCCGTCGCGCCCGAGACGGAACCGGTCGGCGTCTCGATCCGCACCAGCTCGCGCGAGGCCAGGTCGTACCGCCACAGCTCGCCGCGCGCCTCGAAGCTGTGCGCGACCAGCAGCCCGGAGCCGTCCGGATACCACTCCGCGTTCACGTCGCCCGGCAGGTCGATCGCGAGATCGGTCTCCCGGCCCGAGGCGACGTCCCAGATCATCGGCTCCCAGCGGCCGCGCCGCTGATGCCCGATGAGCAGCCGGGTGTCCCCGTCCACGGGAGCGAACCCGAGGACCTCGAGGCCCAGTTCCCTGGTGCCGCCCTTGGTGTCGTCGAGCTCGGCCACCGGGCCGCCGTCCAGCCGGACCACGCGCAGGGCGGAGTGCATCGCGTCGCCGTGCTCGGTGTGCTCGAGCGCGATCAGCGTCCCGTCGCGGGAGAGATCGCCGACACCGGCGGACTCCCGGTGCCGGTAGATCTCGACCGGCTCGGCTCCGGGCCGTACGACATGGATCGTCGTACCGTCCTCGTCGGTCGACCGGCCGACCACGGACGTGCCGTCCCGGCCGATCGCCAGCCCGGCCGGGTACGACGGCTCGAGGCCGGGCGCCGCGGGCACGTCGTCGCCGCCGCCGAAGGGCTGCCGCATCCACACCCCGAACTCGTCCCCGTCGGTGTCGGAGAACCACCAGATCGAGGTGCCGTCGGGGGACAGGACGCCGTCCGTGGTGCCGTTCGGCCGGTCCGTCGCCTGCCGCTGCTCGCCACTGGCCCGGTCCCAGGCGTACAGCTCGTACGTCCCCGTCGCATTGGAGACGAAGAGGGAACGGTCCGGAGCGTCCTCGGCCCAGTCGGGCAGCGAGACGCGGGGCGCGCGGAAGCGCTTCTCCCAGTCGGGCATGGTCTGTGCATCGGCGTCGGTCATGCCTCCATGAAACCTGATGGCGGTGAGCCACAGGTGCGAGGCCCGTTGTCAGTGGTGGGGTGCACACTCGGCGTATGACCTCACCGACCGAGTCGACACCACCGTCCTCATCGATCGACCTGCGCAAGACAGTGGAGACACACTGGACTTCGGCCGAGGCGCGTGACTGGGTGACCTTCGAGTCGACCCTTGCCGAGGACGTGGTCTACGAGCTGCCGCAGACGCGTGAGCGCATACGTGGCAAGGAGGCGTTCCTCCAGTTCTACCGGGAGTACCCCGGTGATTGGCATCTGCGCGTCGAGCGCATCGTCGCCGAGGGAGGACAGGTCGTGACCTGGATCCATGCCGCCGTGGGGCTGGAGGAGATGTACGCGCTCACGTTCTTCACCGGTGATGAGGAGGGCCGGATCACGACGATCACGGACTTCTGGCCGGAGGCGTACGAGCCCCCGCCGGGCCGCGAGCACCTGGTCGAGCGTTACTGAAGGCCCCCGTGCCGTCAACGGTCTCTGTCACCGGGCCGGGCACGGCCAAGGGGTTCTAGCCGTTTTCCCAGCCGCTGGTCCGGTCCGTTGGAGCCGCGCTGTCCGTGCGGTCCGTGCGGTCCGAGTGGTCCGCGCTGTCCGCGCTGTCCGTACGGCGGCGCACCGCGAGGGCGGCGGCATAGCCGGGGTCGGTGGCCAGGTCGGCCACCAACCAGTCGGCGTGCGTGGCCGGTTGGGGCCCGGCGCCGACATGAGTGAGCGAGAGATCCTCGTTCAGGCCGACCCCGGTGGCCTTCAGCAGGGCCTCCTTACGGGTCCAGCAGCGGGCGAAGGCGGCCGGGCGCTCGGCGGCGGGCAGTGCCGCCAGTTCCGTACGCTCCCTGGGGTGCAGCCGGGCCGCGACCTCGCTGACCGTGGCGGGGTCGGGGAGTGCTTCGACGTCGATACCGACGGGGGCTTCGGCGAGGGCGATCATCACGATGCCGCCCGTGTGCGAGAGCGAGAAGTGCACGGCGTAGCCGGGCACGTGGGGCCGCCCGTGCGGGCCGGAGCAGTGGGTGCACGGTTCGCGCGCCATGGTGACCGCCTGCGGAGTCTGCCCGAGCCGCTCGCCGAGCAGCCGGCGCAGGGTCACATGCGCGACCGCGTAGGCGTCGCGGTCCGCGCTCCGGTGGAAGGCGGCGAGGCGCGCGGCCTCGTCGGCGTCGAGGAGGCCGCGGTGGGCGACGGCGTCCTCGGCGTGGTCGGACACCCGCCCGCACCACAGCAGTTCCACGCCGGGCAGCGTCGCCGGGCGGGGGGCGGGGAGGTGAACCATGGTGTCTCCCAACATCCTGTACGAGTACTGCACAGTGTGCCGTTTCGACGCCCAGACATTTAACAGATCCATGGTTCCGTTAAGATGAAAGGTACTGCGTCGGAACGTGAGAACTGGAGCCCCGTGATGAATGCCGAGGATGCGGACCCGGGCACCGTCCGGCCCGGCGGGCGCACCGCACGCGTCCGGGCCTCCGTCCTGCGAGCGGCGGGTGACGCCCTGGTCGAGCACGGCTTCCACCGCCTCGACCTGACCGATGTGGCCCGCCGCGCGGAGGTGGGCAAGACAACCGTCTACCGCCGCTGGGGCACGACCACCGGCCTGGTCGCCGATCTGCTGGCCGACATGGCGGAACAGTCCGTACCGCGTTCGGACACGGGCTCGCTGACCGAGGACCTCAGGGCCAACGCCCGCCTCGTCGCCGGCACCCTGGGCGACCCCCGCCAGGGCCCCCTCTTCAAAGCCGTGATCGCCGCCGCCACCTGCGACGAACGCACCGCCGAGGCCCTGCACCGCTTCTACGCGACCCGGATCAAGGAGTGGGTGCCGTGCGTCGAGGGCGCGATCACCCGCGGTGAGCTGCCCGCGGGCACCGACGCCCATGAGGTGATCCGCGCGGTCTCGGCCCCGCTCTACTACCGCCTGCTGGCCAGCGGCGACCCTCTCGACGAGGCCGCCGCAGACCGCGCGGCCGCCGCCGCCGAGTCCGCCGCCCGGGCGGGTGCGTACGTTCCCTGACACCTCACCCGGAACACGCCAAGGGCCTGACCCTCGATGAGGATCAGGCCCTTGAGCTGTTGGCCGGCAGACCGCAGACCGCAGACCGCGACTTAGATGTTGACGCCGAAGTCCTGAGCGATACCGCGCAGACCGGAGGCGTACCCCTGGCCGACGGCGCGGAACTTCCACTCCGCCGCGTTGCGGTACAGCTCGCCGAAGACCATCGCGGTCTCGGTCGAGGCGTCCTCGCTCAGGTCGTAGCGCGCCAGCTCGGCGCCGCCGGCCTGGTTGACGACGCGAATGAACGCGTTGCGCACCTGGCCGAAGGACTGCTGACGGCTCTCGCCCTCGTGGATGGAGACCGGGAACACGATCTTGTCGACCTCGGCGGGCACGCCCGCCAGGTTCACCTTGATCTGCTCGTCGTCGCCCTCGCCCTCACCCGTGAGGTTGTCACCGGTGTGCTCGACGGAGCCCTCGGGGCTCTTGAGGTTGTTGAAGAACACGAAGTGCTGGTCGGACACGACCTTGCCGTTGGCGTCCACCAGCAGGGCACTGGCGTCGAGGTCGAAGTCGGTCCCGGTGGTGCTGCGTACGTCCCAGCCCAGACCCACGACGACCGCGGTCAGGCCCGGGGCCTCCTTGCTGAGCGAGACGTTGCCGCCCTTGGAAAGGCTGACACCCATGGAAATCCCCTGCGCAATCCGGCGCGGGCCGCGCCTCTTGACGATTCCTTTGCCCACCGGCCCAACGAGTGACCACCGGCTCGGGTTCCCCTGTGGCCGTCAGGAATGGGCCAAGGGGCTGACGGGCTTGTCGGGCTGGGCCACGAGTCCGTCCGCGACCAGGCCGGCGAGCACGGCCTCACTCAGCGCCTGCACCGCGGACTGCGGCCGGACCATGACCGTGAACTCCTTGATCCGGCCTGCCTCGTCGAACTGGAGCAGGTCGATGCCGTGGATCTGCTTGCCGTTCACGGTGGCCCGGAAGAGCAGGATCTCCGACGGGGCTTCCTCGCCGTCCCCACTGGTCTCGGCGGCGCCCTCGAACTGTCC
This region includes:
- a CDS encoding nuclear transport factor 2 family protein; the protein is METAEGFRAAVEKRDLTALDGLFTEDVRLYSPVKFKPFEGRPMVVGLFGVLLRTFKDFRYVGQFEGAAETSGDGEEAPSEILLFRATVNGKQIHGIDLLQFDEAGRIKEFTVMVRPQSAVQALSEAVLAGLVADGLVAQPDKPVSPLAHS